In a genomic window of Mucilaginibacter sp. KACC 22063:
- a CDS encoding serine/threonine-protein kinase, which produces MSKVFTIAEGLENMGALRTGGQGSVYKGRRVGPIMTAVKLIPTPIYHESEDDKNFRRFQNEVEKLKKVNQEPNPNVVKILSSGLTESGSFPFIEMEYIEGPDLEELLQPPHDKIFTIKEAIKVADQLACALSHCHKVGVKHGDIKSNNVKFNIHSGNYVLLDFGLAIMSDEQRRSSVRNAGAIEFMAPEQNDGQMLFQTDIYSYGVVMFELLAGQVPFPLTDNSENARNTVRLKHIEEMPPDLLSLRQRNLPATWSDEKKATEMLVPDWLVRLINTCLAKNPESRYANGIALHDAINKSSISGATNGELQAENERLRALLYDPIAKNAAMEDQSSNVQISKPLFILMIILLVSSMVMAGYYTLFYKNNHVDPNKNSTFTDSVRSDTANKTNSIGDNGVPLGQNPVNQNPDSTNDTQKIKPAKQQPDNVPDTSIKPQTDTTNTTPVNPEQGDANNDQTQALQTSSEL; this is translated from the coding sequence ATGAGTAAAGTTTTTACAATAGCCGAGGGTTTGGAAAACATGGGGGCTTTACGCACCGGTGGACAAGGGTCTGTATATAAAGGCCGCCGCGTTGGCCCTATCATGACGGCAGTAAAGCTAATACCCACGCCGATCTACCATGAAAGCGAGGATGATAAAAACTTCCGCCGTTTTCAGAATGAGGTTGAAAAACTGAAAAAGGTTAATCAGGAACCTAATCCTAATGTGGTAAAGATACTTAGCTCGGGGCTTACCGAAAGCGGTTCGTTTCCTTTCATTGAAATGGAATACATTGAGGGCCCTGACCTGGAAGAACTATTGCAGCCGCCTCACGATAAAATTTTCACCATTAAAGAGGCTATTAAAGTTGCTGATCAGTTAGCGTGTGCGCTAAGCCACTGCCATAAAGTAGGTGTTAAACATGGCGACATCAAAAGCAATAACGTAAAATTTAATATCCATTCGGGCAATTATGTATTGCTTGATTTCGGATTGGCTATCATGTCTGACGAGCAGCGCCGCAGCAGTGTGCGTAATGCAGGTGCTATAGAGTTTATGGCACCTGAACAAAACGATGGGCAAATGCTTTTTCAAACGGACATTTACAGCTATGGTGTAGTGATGTTTGAGTTACTGGCAGGGCAGGTGCCTTTCCCATTAACAGATAACAGCGAGAATGCCAGGAACACTGTACGGTTAAAACACATTGAGGAAATGCCTCCGGATCTACTATCGTTGAGGCAAAGGAACTTACCTGCCACTTGGAGTGATGAAAAAAAGGCTACCGAAATGCTGGTGCCTGATTGGCTGGTAAGGCTGATTAATACTTGCCTGGCTAAAAATCCGGAAAGCCGTTATGCTAATGGAATAGCCCTTCATGATGCCATAAATAAGTCGAGTATTTCTGGCGCTACCAATGGTGAACTACAGGCAGAAAACGAACGTTTGCGTGCCTTGCTTTATGATCCTATTGCCAAAAATGCGGCAATGGAAGATCAGTCGTCAAATGTGCAGATATCAAAGCCTCTTTTTATTTTGATGATCATTTTGCTGGTCAGCTCAATGGTTATGGCGGGTTATTATACCTTATTCTATAAGAATAATCATGTAGATCCCAACAAAAATAGCACGTTTACAGATTCAGTAAGAAGCGATACCGCAAACAAGACTAATTCTATCGGAGATAATGGTGTGCCGCTTGGACAGAATCCTGTAAATCAAAACCCAGATAGCACTAATGATACGCAAAAAATAAAGCCTGCTAAACAACAACCGGACAATGTGCCTGACACCAGCATAAAGCCACAGACAGATACAACAAATACAACTCCGGTTAACCCTGAACAGGGAGATGCAAACAACGATCAAACACAAGCTTTGCAAACATCATCTGAATTATGA
- a CDS encoding acyltransferase, producing the protein MSSAQKQTLEWISNLRFLALIAVIILHTTSVLLMRYGKVPIGDWLIADAFNAMVRFAVPVFVMITGALNLGKEYELSDFLKRRLLRIVTPFIFWSLVYVGYSWYNEDIVFDKGTWGNIKLVLHQLKYGSSYHLWYVYTLIGLYLFIPVIGKFVRAASNKELIYFLIVWIIVITFNQPYLNRYKPQIELRYFEGYLGYLVLGYYLTKINININRFNLLMLCVFILMVVLITVCTYLITKNFYTNTTLFYEPLGPFAVVLSGSIFLAIRYSKPHLPAWMQRIRDFTGQYAFGIYLSHALILYLLDLWLNITYKFANPLISIPATALLCLILSTVLTWLLNKIPLIGKHIGG; encoded by the coding sequence ATGTCATCGGCGCAAAAGCAAACTTTAGAATGGATCAGCAATCTGCGTTTTCTTGCTTTAATAGCTGTTATTATATTGCACACTACTTCTGTTTTGCTGATGCGATATGGCAAAGTGCCAATTGGCGACTGGCTAATTGCTGATGCTTTTAATGCGATGGTACGCTTTGCAGTACCCGTGTTTGTGATGATTACCGGTGCGCTAAATCTGGGTAAGGAATATGAACTTTCTGATTTCTTGAAACGCCGGCTGCTGCGCATAGTAACTCCGTTTATATTTTGGAGCTTGGTTTATGTAGGCTATTCCTGGTATAACGAAGACATTGTTTTTGACAAAGGCACGTGGGGTAACATTAAACTTGTACTGCACCAACTTAAATATGGCAGTTCGTATCATTTATGGTATGTGTATACGCTTATCGGTCTGTATCTATTTATACCCGTAATAGGCAAATTTGTAAGAGCCGCAAGCAATAAAGAGCTGATATACTTTTTGATTGTATGGATAATAGTTATCACTTTTAATCAGCCTTATTTAAACAGGTATAAGCCTCAAATTGAATTACGATATTTTGAAGGGTACCTCGGCTACCTTGTACTGGGCTATTACCTTACTAAAATTAATATTAACATCAACCGGTTTAACCTGCTGATGCTTTGTGTGTTTATATTGATGGTTGTTTTGATTACAGTGTGCACCTATTTGATTACAAAAAACTTTTATACTAACACCACCCTATTTTATGAACCATTAGGCCCATTTGCCGTAGTGCTTTCCGGCAGCATCTTTTTAGCAATTCGTTACAGCAAACCACACTTGCCTGCCTGGATGCAAAGAATAAGAGACTTTACAGGTCAATACGCCTTCGGCATCTATTTAAGCCATGCTTTGATCCTTTATCTGCTTGATCTTTGGCTTAATATCACTTATAAATTCGCTAACCCGCTAATCAGTATTCCAGCAACGGCCTTGTTATGCCTGATCTTATCTACTGTGCTAACCTGGCTTTTAAACAAGATTCCGTTGATAGGCAAACACATTGGCGGCTGA
- a CDS encoding nucleoside recognition domain-containing protein, producing the protein MALNYIWIAFFVIAFVVGLVKLIFLGDTEIFRLMVEGLFDTTKASVMDFALPLAGTMAFWLGIMNVGEKAGAINLLSRIVGPFFSRLFPEVPKDHPANGAMLMNYSANLLGLDSAATPLGIKAMASLQELNPDKERASNAQVMFMVLHASGLTLLPVGVITQRFILHSKDPSDIFIPIIIVTYVSTLTGLILVAIKQRINLFDKVILAWLGGLTLFIGGVVYYFAEYLSKSQIGEVSKVFSNVMMLAIPTIFVIGGLYKKVNVFETFIEGAKGGFETAIRIIPYLVGLLAAISLIRTCGVLDWITEGFRYIFHLFLNDTRFVDALPVVLIRPMSGQAARAMMIVLMKPNPDNFIGHLASVLYGSSDTIFYIVALYFGSVGIKKTRYVVPISLFGDLVGVIVGIFICYLFFG; encoded by the coding sequence ATGGCTTTAAATTATATCTGGATCGCGTTTTTTGTAATAGCATTTGTAGTAGGACTGGTAAAACTGATATTTTTAGGTGATACCGAGATTTTCAGGCTAATGGTTGAAGGCTTGTTCGATACTACCAAAGCCTCTGTTATGGATTTTGCACTTCCGCTTGCCGGTACAATGGCGTTCTGGTTAGGTATCATGAACGTTGGCGAAAAAGCCGGAGCTATCAATTTGCTATCGCGCATAGTAGGTCCTTTCTTTAGCCGCCTGTTTCCAGAAGTACCTAAAGATCACCCTGCTAATGGCGCCATGCTGATGAATTACTCTGCCAACCTGCTTGGCCTTGACAGTGCTGCTACTCCACTCGGTATTAAAGCAATGGCAAGCCTGCAAGAGCTAAACCCCGATAAAGAACGGGCATCAAATGCACAGGTAATGTTTATGGTGCTGCATGCATCGGGCCTTACTCTGCTGCCGGTTGGTGTCATAACTCAACGGTTTATATTACATTCCAAAGATCCCAGTGATATCTTCATTCCGATTATCATAGTTACTTATGTATCAACCTTAACCGGACTGATCCTTGTTGCCATTAAACAACGCATCAACCTGTTCGATAAGGTGATACTGGCCTGGTTGGGCGGGCTTACTTTGTTTATCGGTGGTGTGGTATATTATTTTGCCGAATACTTATCCAAGTCACAGATTGGCGAAGTATCAAAGGTATTCAGCAACGTTATGATGCTGGCTATACCTACCATATTTGTAATAGGCGGCTTGTATAAGAAAGTAAACGTTTTTGAAACCTTTATTGAAGGTGCCAAAGGCGGTTTTGAAACGGCTATTCGCATCATTCCCTATTTAGTGGGCTTACTGGCTGCTATCAGTTTGATACGTACCTGCGGTGTGCTCGACTGGATCACCGAAGGTTTCCGTTACATCTTCCATTTATTTTTGAACGATACCCGCTTTGTTGACGCACTGCCGGTTGTATTAATACGCCCAATGAGCGGACAAGCCGCCCGCGCCATGATGATTGTTTTAATGAAGCCCAATCCCGATAACTTTATCGGTCATTTAGCCAGCGTTCTTTATGGCTCATCAGATACCATATTTTATATTGTTGCGCTTTACTTTGGTTCGGTAGGGATTAAAAAAACAAGGTATGTGGTACCTATCAGCTTGTTCGGCGATCTGGTGGGTGTAATTGTCGGGATTTTTATTTGCTACTTATTCTTTGGTTAA
- a CDS encoding S9 family peptidase: MKKYFYLLLSGMTILNASAQTKQTMTPELLWKLGRLGDVKLTADGKHLVYGVTHYNMTEAKSEAKLYTIPVSGGQATELTKEPGSRSLMNTLPNGKIMYFFDDNIWEMDADGSNVVKVTAKPLTDADNVQISPDGKKIMFTREVLVVKTQGKDRYADLPKSNAYVFTDLNYRHWDTWEDGKFSHVFVADYANGVISNEKDIMPDQPYDCPQKPSGGAEDLIFSPDSKSIIYVCKKKFGKEYAQSTNTDLYHYDIASGETKNVTLGMMGYDTQPAYNKTGTKLAWLSMKEDGYEADKNDIILQDIKTGNKVNLTEQWDETVSSFKFSNDGNRVYFIAVKNGTEQLFMVDLRLRLAPGSPQAIRQITKGQWDVTGIAAEAANTLYVTRTDMNHAAELYAVNATGGMEQITAVNKATYDNLATSPVDERHIKTTDGKDMLAWVIYPPNFDPAKKYPTLLYCQGGPQSALSQFYSFRWNFQLIAAQGYIVIAPNRRGMPGHGVEWNRAISGDWGGQPMKDYLAAIDDISKEPYVDKNRLGCVGASYGGYSVYMLAGIHNKRFKTFIAHDGLFDLKSWYGTTEELWFANKDIGGNYWDKDNKTAERSYDKFNPSNYVGKWDTPIMIIQGGKDYRVPIEQGLEAFQAAQLRNIKSKLLYLPDENHWVTKPQNALVWQREFFAWLKETL; encoded by the coding sequence ATGAAAAAATATTTTTATCTGTTACTTTCAGGCATGACTATCTTAAACGCCTCTGCTCAAACTAAACAAACAATGACCCCTGAACTGCTTTGGAAACTTGGCCGTTTAGGCGATGTAAAACTTACTGCTGATGGGAAACATTTGGTTTATGGTGTTACACATTACAACATGACCGAAGCCAAGTCTGAGGCTAAACTATATACCATCCCGGTTAGTGGCGGGCAGGCAACTGAACTAACCAAAGAACCGGGCAGCCGCTCCCTGATGAATACGCTACCAAACGGTAAGATCATGTATTTCTTTGATGATAACATCTGGGAAATGGATGCCGATGGCAGCAATGTGGTAAAGGTTACGGCTAAACCATTGACTGATGCAGACAATGTTCAGATTTCTCCAGACGGCAAAAAGATCATGTTCACACGTGAAGTGTTAGTGGTAAAAACACAGGGCAAAGACCGTTATGCTGATTTGCCAAAATCAAACGCCTATGTATTTACCGATTTAAACTACCGCCACTGGGATACCTGGGAAGACGGTAAATTTTCGCACGTGTTTGTAGCCGATTATGCAAACGGGGTAATCAGTAATGAGAAAGACATTATGCCTGACCAACCGTATGATTGTCCTCAAAAACCAAGCGGCGGTGCTGAAGATTTGATTTTTAGTCCCGATAGTAAAAGCATTATTTATGTGTGCAAGAAAAAATTTGGTAAAGAATATGCCCAAAGCACCAATACCGACTTGTACCACTATGATATAGCCAGTGGCGAAACTAAAAACGTTACGCTTGGCATGATGGGTTATGATACCCAGCCCGCCTACAATAAAACTGGTACTAAACTGGCTTGGTTAAGCATGAAAGAAGATGGTTACGAAGCTGATAAAAACGATATCATTCTTCAGGATATAAAAACAGGTAACAAGGTAAATCTTACCGAACAGTGGGACGAAACGGTATCATCTTTCAAATTCAGTAATGATGGCAACCGAGTTTATTTCATTGCTGTTAAAAATGGCACAGAGCAATTATTTATGGTTGACCTGCGCTTACGTTTAGCACCAGGATCGCCACAGGCCATCAGGCAAATCACCAAAGGCCAATGGGACGTTACAGGTATTGCTGCCGAAGCTGCAAACACTTTATATGTTACCCGTACTGATATGAACCATGCGGCTGAGCTTTACGCTGTTAATGCCACAGGTGGAATGGAGCAAATCACTGCTGTAAACAAAGCCACTTACGATAATTTAGCTACAAGTCCTGTAGATGAGCGCCATATCAAAACTACTGATGGTAAGGATATGCTGGCTTGGGTAATCTATCCGCCTAATTTTGATCCTGCAAAGAAATACCCAACCCTTTTATATTGCCAGGGCGGGCCGCAGTCGGCATTGTCTCAATTCTATTCATTCCGATGGAATTTTCAACTAATTGCAGCTCAAGGCTATATTGTTATAGCGCCTAACCGCAGGGGTATGCCGGGGCATGGCGTTGAATGGAACCGCGCTATAAGTGGTGACTGGGGCGGCCAGCCGATGAAAGATTATCTTGCTGCAATTGATGATATCTCAAAAGAGCCATATGTAGATAAAAATCGCTTAGGCTGTGTTGGTGCAAGCTATGGTGGCTATTCGGTGTATATGCTGGCAGGCATCCACAACAAACGCTTTAAAACCTTTATTGCACATGACGGACTTTTTGACCTTAAAAGCTGGTATGGCACAACCGAAGAACTTTGGTTTGCTAATAAAGACATTGGCGGCAATTACTGGGATAAAGACAATAAAACCGCTGAACGATCATACGATAAGTTTAATCCAAGCAATTATGTAGGTAAATGGGACACGCCTATCATGATCATTCAGGGTGGTAAAGACTACCGTGTGCCTATTGAGCAAGGACTTGAAGCTTTCCAGGCGGCGCAACTACGCAATATTAAATCGAAATTGCTGTACCTGCCCGATGAAAACCATTGGGTAACCAAACCACAAAACGCCCTTGTTTGGCAGCGTGAATTTTTTGCATGGTTAAAGGAAACCCTTTAG
- a CDS encoding OsmC family protein, which translates to MEIEQESLGTARAVTGRTQYQTVITSDGHAIIVDEPEDANGSDTAIAPYGLLMSSLASCTSITLRMYIDRKMWIVDEITVDVEMIKVEGGTLFKRKLNFKGDLNEEQKHRLIQIADACPIHKILVGGIMVDTELA; encoded by the coding sequence ATGGAAATCGAACAGGAATCATTAGGTACAGCCAGAGCTGTTACCGGTCGCACACAATATCAAACCGTTATCACGAGTGACGGGCATGCAATTATAGTTGATGAACCAGAGGATGCAAATGGCTCAGATACCGCAATTGCTCCGTATGGATTGCTGATGTCGAGCCTGGCCAGTTGCACATCCATCACTTTACGCATGTACATCGACCGTAAAATGTGGATCGTGGATGAAATAACAGTTGATGTGGAAATGATAAAGGTGGAAGGAGGAACGTTATTTAAAAGAAAGCTAAACTTTAAAGGCGACCTTAATGAAGAACAAAAACACAGGCTTATTCAAATTGCTGACGCCTGCCCTATTCACAAGATCCTGGTTGGCGGCATAATGGTGGATACCGAACTGGCATAA
- a CDS encoding mechanosensitive ion channel family protein — translation MISDQMPHWLWNLILAAIAIILGLLIKWGITRFLSYYAKQKQELLTYSFFRSFVAHLGMPVAYFIPLFFLNLALPLMQMNRLYYDPLDKAVDIFITLAFANLLINGIRVLEDYVFHMYDLNKTDNLKERKIRTQIVFIRKLIIAVIVFITIAIILLSFENMRKIGTGLLTGVGVGGIIVGFAAQNSLGNLLAGFQIAFTQPIRIDDVLVVEGEWGRVEDITLTYVVLRIWDQRRLILPINYFITKPFQNWTRISADILGTVFLYMDYTVPLDKVREEFDRLISDHKLWDGKVKVVQVTDAKDKVIEIRCLMSSRNSSDSFDLRCDIREHMIAYIQKNYPESLPRLRTAFSKSDAPEVITGLEENNVKPQ, via the coding sequence ATGATTTCTGACCAGATGCCGCATTGGTTATGGAATCTTATACTTGCCGCAATAGCAATTATTTTAGGCCTGCTGATTAAATGGGGCATTACCCGCTTTCTTAGTTATTATGCCAAACAAAAACAGGAGTTACTCACCTACTCTTTCTTCAGGTCATTCGTGGCGCATTTGGGCATGCCCGTAGCCTATTTCATACCGCTGTTCTTCCTCAATCTGGCTTTACCGCTTATGCAGATGAACAGGCTGTATTATGACCCATTGGATAAAGCGGTGGATATCTTCATCACACTGGCATTTGCCAATTTGCTGATCAATGGCATAAGGGTACTGGAAGACTATGTGTTCCACATGTATGATCTTAACAAAACAGACAACCTAAAAGAGCGTAAGATCAGGACACAAATCGTATTCATACGTAAGCTTATCATCGCTGTAATTGTCTTCATAACCATTGCCATAATATTGCTCAGTTTTGAGAATATGCGTAAAATAGGTACCGGTTTGCTTACAGGTGTTGGTGTAGGTGGTATTATCGTCGGCTTTGCAGCACAGAATTCTTTAGGCAACTTGTTGGCAGGCTTCCAGATCGCGTTTACACAACCTATACGTATTGATGACGTACTGGTGGTTGAAGGCGAATGGGGACGTGTGGAAGACATTACTTTAACTTACGTGGTACTGCGTATTTGGGACCAGCGGCGTTTGATTTTACCCATCAATTATTTTATAACCAAACCATTCCAAAACTGGACGCGTATCTCAGCTGACATCCTAGGCACCGTATTCCTGTACATGGATTATACCGTTCCGTTAGATAAAGTACGCGAGGAATTTGACCGCCTGATATCAGATCATAAGCTTTGGGACGGAAAGGTAAAGGTTGTACAGGTAACGGATGCTAAAGACAAAGTGATTGAGATACGTTGCCTCATGAGTTCGCGTAATTCTTCAGATAGTTTTGATCTGCGCTGCGATATCAGGGAACATATGATCGCTTATATTCAGAAAAATTATCCTGAAAGTTTACCAAGGTTGCGCACGGCATTCAGCAAGTCCGATGCACCGGAAGTAATCACCGGACTTGAAGAAAATAATGTTAAGCCGCAGTAG
- a CDS encoding DUF4126 family protein codes for MALKISKPFWQAISLGTLAGMRSMSAPAITSHILSHHHSKNLEGTPLNFIQSEKVATVLKVLAVSELLGDKIPSAPNRIKATALVSRCVAGALSGASIYKAAGENAITGGLLGGASAIASTFVSFFARKTTVKRSHLIDPVVGIIEDALVFGSAAGLATAA; via the coding sequence ATGGCACTCAAAATATCAAAACCATTTTGGCAGGCAATAAGCCTGGGCACATTGGCAGGCATGCGCTCTATGTCGGCACCTGCAATCACAAGTCACATATTAAGCCACCATCATTCCAAAAACCTGGAAGGTACGCCGCTGAATTTCATCCAGTCCGAAAAAGTAGCTACTGTTTTAAAGGTATTAGCCGTGTCTGAATTATTAGGCGATAAAATTCCTTCGGCTCCAAACCGTATAAAAGCTACTGCTTTGGTATCACGTTGTGTAGCCGGAGCGCTATCCGGCGCAAGTATTTACAAAGCAGCCGGAGAAAATGCGATTACAGGTGGTTTACTTGGCGGCGCATCGGCTATTGCATCAACCTTTGTAAGTTTCTTTGCGCGTAAAACCACAGTGAAAAGATCTCATCTGATAGACCCTGTTGTAGGCATTATCGAAGATGCGCTTGTATTTGGCAGCGCAGCAGGTTTAGCTACTGCGGCTTAA
- a CDS encoding STAS/SEC14 domain-containing protein, translating into MLQFINDLPEHVVGIHAIGEVTKDDIENVLAPKIDDLVKRQGEINYLLVLETEVQNFTAGALFDDIKVGVKNFTKWNKIAVVSDQKSVEWFSDIFRFFIPGKSKGFPLNQLDEAVKWISEQ; encoded by the coding sequence ATGCTTCAATTTATTAATGACTTACCTGAACATGTAGTGGGCATACATGCCATTGGTGAGGTAACCAAAGACGATATAGAAAATGTACTGGCCCCCAAAATTGATGATCTGGTAAAACGCCAGGGAGAGATCAATTACCTGCTTGTATTAGAAACAGAGGTGCAGAATTTTACAGCCGGAGCATTGTTTGACGATATTAAAGTGGGTGTCAAAAACTTCACTAAGTGGAACAAAATAGCAGTAGTAAGTGACCAGAAAAGTGTGGAGTGGTTCAGTGACATCTTCAGGTTTTTCATTCCGGGAAAATCAAAAGGCTTTCCGCTTAATCAGCTGGACGAGGCTGTTAAGTGGATCTCAGAACAATAA
- the queG gene encoding tRNA epoxyqueuosine(34) reductase QueG — translation MDNRLAYSNLIKAEAQRLGFIFCGISKTEFLEEEAPRLEKWLKAGMHGEMKYMENYFDKRLDPRLLVDGAKSVISLGLNYYTDNIQADPSAPKISKYAYGSDYHHVIKDKLKQLLATINEQIGEVGGRAFVDSAPVLDRAWAKKSGLGWIGKNSNLISKQKGSYFFLAELMVDIELAYDVAPAADHCGTCTRCIDACPTDAIVAPQIVDGSRCISYLTIELKNEIPAHFQDKMDGWMFGCDVCQDVCPWNKFSVLHQEPAFQPHPDLLDMTTQEWHEITEDVFRNVFKNSAVKRTKFDGLKRNINFLKKEL, via the coding sequence ATGGATAACCGGCTGGCATATAGCAACCTGATTAAGGCAGAAGCGCAAAGGCTTGGCTTTATATTTTGCGGTATATCAAAGACTGAATTTCTGGAGGAGGAAGCACCACGACTGGAAAAATGGCTAAAAGCCGGTATGCATGGCGAAATGAAATACATGGAAAATTATTTTGACAAACGCCTTGACCCTCGGCTGCTGGTGGATGGCGCAAAATCAGTGATTTCCCTTGGATTGAATTATTATACAGACAACATTCAGGCTGATCCTTCTGCTCCTAAAATTTCTAAATATGCTTATGGCAGCGATTATCATCATGTAATTAAAGACAAGCTTAAACAACTGCTTGCTACTATCAATGAGCAGATTGGCGAAGTTGGCGGACGGGCATTTGTCGACTCAGCTCCGGTACTTGACAGGGCCTGGGCTAAAAAATCCGGTTTGGGATGGATTGGTAAAAACTCCAACCTGATCAGCAAGCAAAAGGGATCTTATTTCTTTTTAGCAGAATTGATGGTTGATATAGAACTGGCTTATGATGTTGCCCCTGCGGCCGACCATTGCGGCACCTGCACCAGATGTATTGATGCCTGCCCTACCGATGCCATTGTAGCACCGCAGATTGTTGATGGCAGCCGCTGTATATCTTACCTTACTATTGAATTAAAAAACGAAATACCTGCTCATTTCCAGGATAAAATGGACGGCTGGATGTTTGGCTGTGATGTTTGCCAGGATGTATGCCCCTGGAATAAATTTTCCGTATTGCATCAGGAGCCTGCCTTTCAACCACACCCCGATCTGCTGGATATGACCACCCAAGAATGGCACGAAATTACAGAAGATGTGTTTAGAAATGTATTTAAAAACTCTGCTGTAAAACGTACAAAATTTGACGGGCTTAAACGCAATATCAACTTCCTCAAAAAGGAATTATAA
- a CDS encoding 3-oxoacid CoA-transferase subunit B encodes MLSKEQIAQRIAREIKDGYYVNLGIGIPTLVANYIPENMDVVLQSENGLLGMGPFPFDGEEDADTINAGKQTITMLPGSAVFDSAMSFGMIRAKKVNLTILGAMEVSENGDIANWKIPGKMVKGMGGAMDLVASAENIIVAMQHINKAGESKLLPKCTLPLTGVNCVKRIVTELAVLDVLPEGGFKLLERAPGISVEEIKNTTAGKLVIEDDVPEMAF; translated from the coding sequence ATGCTGAGTAAAGAACAAATAGCGCAACGCATAGCGCGCGAGATAAAAGACGGGTATTACGTAAATCTTGGAATAGGTATACCTACGCTTGTGGCAAATTATATCCCGGAAAACATGGATGTAGTTTTGCAGTCTGAGAATGGGTTATTGGGGATGGGGCCATTTCCGTTTGATGGTGAAGAAGATGCTGATACCATAAACGCTGGCAAGCAAACGATAACCATGTTACCAGGATCCGCTGTGTTTGATTCGGCAATGAGTTTTGGAATGATCCGCGCTAAAAAAGTTAACCTTACCATTTTAGGTGCGATGGAAGTTTCTGAAAATGGTGATATTGCCAATTGGAAAATACCCGGCAAAATGGTGAAAGGTATGGGCGGTGCGATGGACTTGGTGGCCTCTGCCGAAAATATAATTGTTGCCATGCAGCATATCAATAAAGCGGGCGAGTCGAAATTATTACCCAAATGTACTTTGCCGCTTACAGGGGTTAATTGCGTAAAAAGAATAGTAACCGAACTTGCAGTGCTTGATGTTTTGCCCGAAGGTGGCTTCAAACTTTTGGAAAGAGCGCCGGGCATAAGTGTAGAAGAAATTAAGAATACTACTGCCGGAAAACTGGTAATTGAAGATGATGTGCCTGAAATGGCCTTTTAG
- a CDS encoding CoA transferase subunit A, whose protein sequence is MNKVVKDAEEAIKGINDGMTLMLGGFGLCGLPENCIAALVKSGVKDLTCISNNAGVDDFGIGLMLKQRQVRKMISSYVGENAEFERQLLSGELEVELIPQGTLATRCMAAGYGMPAIFTPAGIGTEIAEGKEIRNFNGKDYLMEMAFDADFAIVKAWKGDTMGNLVYRSTARNFNPVMAMAGKVTIAEVEELVEPGQLDPDHIHTPGIYVHKIFQGKDYEKRIEKRTTRFDNSKDLKI, encoded by the coding sequence ATGAATAAGGTTGTAAAAGATGCTGAAGAAGCGATCAAAGGCATAAACGACGGCATGACTTTAATGCTCGGCGGCTTCGGGCTATGCGGTTTGCCTGAGAATTGTATAGCAGCTTTAGTAAAAAGCGGTGTAAAGGATCTGACCTGTATATCTAACAATGCCGGTGTAGACGATTTTGGTATAGGCTTGATGCTGAAACAACGGCAGGTGCGCAAAATGATATCATCTTACGTGGGTGAAAATGCCGAGTTTGAGCGCCAGCTTTTAAGCGGCGAACTTGAAGTGGAACTGATACCACAGGGAACTCTGGCTACCCGCTGTATGGCCGCAGGCTATGGAATGCCGGCTATTTTCACACCTGCAGGTATAGGCACCGAAATAGCTGAAGGAAAAGAAATAAGAAATTTTAACGGTAAGGACTACCTGATGGAAATGGCTTTTGATGCCGATTTTGCTATTGTAAAAGCCTGGAAAGGCGATACCATGGGTAATTTGGTTTACCGTTCAACAGCCAGAAATTTTAATCCGGTAATGGCGATGGCTGGTAAGGTTACCATTGCCGAAGTAGAGGAATTGGTTGAACCGGGCCAGCTTGACCCTGACCATATACATACCCCTGGCATTTACGTTCATAAGATATTTCAGGGTAAGGATTACGAAAAACGCATAGAAAAAAGAACCACCAGATTTGATAATTCAAAGGATTTGAAAATTTGA